From a single Ananas comosus cultivar F153 unplaced genomic scaffold, ASM154086v1, whole genome shotgun sequence genomic region:
- the LOC109706082 gene encoding leucine-rich repeat receptor protein kinase MSP1-like: protein MATLILSSLLWILTIDVVVASGCMEVERNALLTFKSGMVDPQNFLSSWEGEDCCKWRGVVCSNTTGHIVKLNLRNRNSYDIFVEECPCLSGEINPSLLLLSNLEHLDLSMNNFSENSIPPYLGSFKNLRYLNLSYLNFGGTIPSQIGNLSKLRYLDLSFDSTFSDITLRVDDILWLTRLSSLKYLDLSGVNMSTSTGWLHAVNMLPSLKVLHFADCSLPGISTSLSHFNLTALDVLDLGANFVNSTLPTWLGNLTSITYLDLSSNEFHGVISDEFLRLSDLSSIGFGGEIMKWVEMLPRCVRNNLQSLYLVGNNLRGNLSGWLEQMDSLTDIYLRSNLFTCSIPAGVWKLPNLISLDLYNNSLDGVVSDIELSYLRKIQYLDLSFNSLTMRVCDDWVPSFQLKYILLASCQLGPNFPVWLKSQSQIKWLDLSKNIIADTPPSWFWNMSNFIYYLDLSENQIKGRLPLLLGSTMLRDLRLSSNQFEGPLPSLPRNLQFIDLSNNFFTGVLPNVVFMGSTVLWYLNLSSNQFEGQLPSLPHNIEMIDLSDNFFTGVVPNVVLPQLHSLFLSNNDIGGSIPSALCESTFLEVLDLSNNNLSGEIPECIGKSQEYLTIIDMSKNNLLGGISVSICSSKYVSLLKFSSNGLTGEFPSLQNCKGLVILDLGYNKFFGAIPLWIGESLTHLTILDLRSNMFSGSIPQQLAQLGYLQILDLSSNKLSGQIPRSFGNFSWRALKEGRIDRIDNMSFKGYIISLSMDVKGQELTILKILYLVESIDLSANNLSGEIPDEITDLQTLQYLNLSRNNLIGHIPEKIGEMQSLESLDLAMNKLSGDIPQSLSALTFLSHLNLSYNNLSGVIPTGNQLQTLEDPSIYIGNPYLCGPPSARNCSANEINYMDNKEPKEKFEWLWIYFSVVLGYLFGFAVFYGVLLLNNAWRKAYFSMIDIVCDKLCTVTKVTLRKLRQRHRI from the exons ATGGCTACTCTTATTCTTTCCTCCTTGCTGTGGATTTTAACCATCGACGTTGTTGTGGCGAGTGGTTGCATGGAGGTAGAGAGGAACGCACTCCTCACATTTAAGTCCGGCATGGTCGATCCTCAGAATTTCTTGTCTTCGTGGGAAGGCGAAGATTGCTGTAAATGGAGGGGAGTCGTCTGCAGCAATACCACAGGCCATATTGTGAAACTCAACCTCAGAAACAGAAATTCGTATGATATATTCGTCGAGGAATGCCCATGTTTGAGCGGTGAGATCAATCCATCTTTACTTCTTTTAAGCAATTTAGAGCACTTAGATCTCAGCATGAACAATTTCAGCGAAAACAGCATCCCACCATACTTGGGTTCATTCAAAAACTTGAGATATCTCAACCTCTCTTATTTAAATTTCGGTGGAACAATACCCTCTCAAATTGGAAATCTCTCAAAACTTCGCTATCTTGATTTAAGTTTTGACTCCACTTTTTCCGACATCACTCTTAGAGTAGATGACATTTTGTGGCTAACTCGTTTATCTTCCTTAAAATATCTTGATTTGAGCGGTGTGAATATGAGTACTTCTACAGGTTGGTTGCATGCTGTAAATATGCTTCCTTCATTGAAAGTGCTACATTTTGCTGACTGTTCACTTCCTGGCATTTCTACATCTCTGTCACATTTCAACCTTACAGCTCTCGATGTGCTTGATCTTGGAGCTAACTTCGTAAACTCCACCTTACCCACATGGCTTGGGAATCTTACAAGCATCACTTATCTTGACTTAAGCTCTAATGAGTTTCATGGTGTTATTTCTGATGAGTTTCTACGTTTGAGCG ATTTGTCAAGTATCGGCTTTGGCGGGGAAATCATGAAATGGGTAGAGATGCTACCACGATGTGTGCGCAACAATTTACAGTCTTTGTATCTCGTCGGCAATAACTTAAGGGGGAATTTATCAGGATGGCTTGAACAAATGGATAGTCTAACAGACATATATCTCCGATCAAACTTGTTCACTTGTTCAATTCCTGCAGGAGTTTGGAAACTTCCTAATTTAATATCTCTAGATCTATATAATAATTCATTGGATGGTGTCGTATCTGATATCGAACTTTCTTACCTAAGAAAAATACAATACTTAGACCTTTCATTCAACTCTCTTACTATGCGAGTTTGTGACGATTGGGTTCCTTCTTTTCAacttaaatatattttactagCCTCCTGCCAATTGGGTCCCAATTTTCCAGTATGGCTCAAGAGTCAGTCGCAAATTAAATGGCTGGATTTATCGAAAAACATAATTGCGGATACACCTCCCAGCTGGTTTTGGAATatgtcaaattttatttattatttagatcTTTCCGAAAACCAAATCAAAGGGAGATTGCCATTATTACTGGGCTCTACCATGCTAAGGGACTTGAGATTGAGCTCAAATCAATTTGAAGGTCCACTACCATCTTTACCACGTAATCTTCAATTCATCGATCTCTCCAATAATTTTTTCACTGGAGTACTTCCGAACGTTGTATTTATGGGCTCTACCGTGCTATGGTACTTgaatttgagctcaaaccaaTTTGAAGGCCAGCTACCATCTCTGCCACATAATATTGAAATGATTGATCTCTCCGATAATTTTTTCACTGGAGTAGTTCCAAATGTTGTATTGCCACAGTTGCATTCCTTATTCTTGTCAAATAATGACATTGGTGGTAGTATACCATCTGCTCTATGCGAGTCAACTTTTTTGGAAGTTCTTGATTTATCAAACAACAACTTGTCTGGAGAAATTCCTGAATGTATTGGGAAGTCACAAGAGTATCTTACTATTATAGACATGTCAAAGAATAATCTTCTTGGGGGGATCTCTGTCTCCATTTGCTCATCAAAATATGTTTCTCTATTGAAATTTAGTAGTAATGGCTTAACTGGAGAATTTCCTTCTTTGCAAAATTGCAAGGGTTTAGTTATCCTTGATCTTGGATATAATAAGTTTTTTGGAGCAATACCATTATGGATCGGAGAAAGTTTAACTCATCTGACAATTCTCGATTTACGCTCAAATATGTTTTCTGGTAGTATTCCACAGCAATTAGCACAACTTGGCTATCTCCAAATTTTGGATCTTTCTAGCAATAAACTATCAGGGCAAATACCACGATCCTTTGGCAATTTCAGTTGGAGGGCTTTGAAAGAAGGAAGAATAGATAGAATTGATAATATGAGTTTCAAAGGTTATATTATTAGTCTGTCCATGGATGTTAAGGGACAAGAACTTACGATTTTGAAGATACTCTATCTAGTTGAGAGCATAGACCTTTCGGCCAACAATCTAAGTGGAGAGATCCCGGATGAGATTACTGATCTACAGACActacaatatttaaatttatctagaaataatttgattggacATATTCCAGAAAAAATCGGTGAAATGCAATCACTGGAATCTCTAGACCTTGCAATGAATAAGCTTTCCGGTGATATTCCTCAAAGTCTTTCGGCACTGACTTTTCTTAGCCACTTAAATTTGTCGTATAATAATCTCTCGGGAGTAATTCCAACAGGAAATCAGTTGCAGACCCTCGAGGATCCATCCATTTACATCGGCAATCCGTATCTCTGTGGGCCACCAAGTGCGAGAAATTGTTCcgcaaatgaaataaattatatggaTAATAAAGAGCCTAAAGAAAAGTTTGAGTGGCTATGGATATACTTTAGTGTTGTACTGGGATATCTATTTGGTTTTGCAGTCTTTTATGGTGTTTTGTTGCTCAATAATGCTTGGAGGAAGGCTTATTTCTCTATGATTGATATTGTATGTGACAAGCTTTGTACTGTAACTAAAGTAACTTTGCGTAAATTAAGACAAAGGCATCGGATATGA